The Prochlorococcus sp. MIT 0603 DNA window TTATTGATGCTTGTATTTTTTCTTTTGATATCCGCAGTTTCTGCGACATAGTTGTAATTTCTTTCGTAAGCCTATTACTATAATTCCTCAATTCTTCTATGGAGTCATTGAGTTCCTTTTGAGATGCTTTCAAGGTTTCTTGAATCAATGCAATAAAAGGCTAGCTTAAAATCCAGAGAACTTATTGATAATTGAGGTTCTTCTTGAAATAGTTTGCCATCTTCAATAACTATAGAATGCTTCAGTTAAGAAGCGTTGCAGAGTGCCATCCCATCGCCTTATCTATGCTTCAAGTAGAGTTAAATTGGATCTTAGTGCTTTTGCATACTAGGTAATGGGCACTTTGATCACATAACTTTCTGGCTTTTTAGATATTCCAGATGCTTGATGCATTCTCACGAGCTGTAGTCACTGCTGATTCTAAAGGATCTCCCATTGGGAGTGCAGAGCTTACTATGTTAAGGAAATATGTTGCTGATGCAAATAAAAGAATAGATGCAACCCTTGCAATTACTCAAAATGTATCTTGTATAGCTGCAGATGCTATATCAGGAATGGTTTGTGAAAATACTGGACTTACGCAACCTGGGGGTCATTGTTATCCAACACGAAGGATGGCTGCATGCTTGCGGGATGGAGAAATTATTCTTAGATATGTAAGTTATGCGCTCCTTTCTGGTGATCCATCTGTTTTAGATGATAGATGTATTAATGGATTGAAAGAAACCTATGTAGCATTAGGTGTTCCTCTCGCAAATGCAATTCGAGCAATTGAGATTATGAAGATTGCAACAGTTGCAATTATGACTGAAACCAATACTGGAAGAAAAATGTTTGAAGGTATAAATTCTGGATCAGGTGCAGAGTGTAAAGATATTGCTGCAGAGGCAGCCTCTTATTTTGACAGAGTTATTACTGCATTGAGTTGATGGTGATTTTATGATTACCACATTTGTTTTTTATTTTGGAGGAATCGGAAAATGAAATCAGCAGTTACTACAGTAATTTCATCGGCTGATGCGGCAGGTAGATTCCCTACTCTTAGCGACATCGAATCTGTTAAAGGATCTTTTGATAGAGCTTCTTCTCGATTAGAAGCAGCTGAAAAACTTTCTATTCATATAGATAGATTTACTTCTGAGGCTTTAGATCATGTTTATTCTGGAGAAGGTGAATCGTATAATCAGGCAAATAAAGATAAATGCTCTCGAGATATTCATCATTATTTGCGACTGATTAATTACTGTTTAGTTACTGGTGGAACAGGTCCACTAGATGAATGGGGAATAGCTGGAATGCGTGAGGTAATTCGAGCTCAGTTACTTCCAACTACAGCTTATATTGAGGCATTCACTTTTATTAGAGATAATTTAGATGTTCCTAATGATATGGGCCAACAGTCTGCGGCAGAGTTTAAGAACCTACTTGATTATTTGATAAATGCATTAGCTTGATAAATAGTTCGAATAT harbors:
- a CDS encoding bleomycin hydrolase, with protein sequence MLDAFSRAVVTADSKGSPIGSAELTMLRKYVADANKRIDATLAITQNVSCIAADAISGMVCENTGLTQPGGHCYPTRRMAACLRDGEIILRYVSYALLSGDPSVLDDRCINGLKETYVALGVPLANAIRAIEIMKIATVAIMTETNTGRKMFEGINSGSGAECKDIAAEAASYFDRVITALS
- a CDS encoding bleomycin hydrolase, with the protein product MKSAVTTVISSADAAGRFPTLSDIESVKGSFDRASSRLEAAEKLSIHIDRFTSEALDHVYSGEGESYNQANKDKCSRDIHHYLRLINYCLVTGGTGPLDEWGIAGMREVIRAQLLPTTAYIEAFTFIRDNLDVPNDMGQQSAAEFKNLLDYLINALA